A genomic segment from Glycine soja cultivar W05 chromosome 18, ASM419377v2, whole genome shotgun sequence encodes:
- the LOC114396081 gene encoding protein-tyrosine-phosphatase MKP1-like isoform X2, with protein sequence MVGNDDAGHLSASRKMFWRSASWSSSRTAAGNASSGETEKGFADSGAADGTHGQNRRFGPPPLTPRSQQNCKARSCLPPLQPLSIARRSLDEWPKAGSDDIGEWPQPPTTPGGRGNGSNGERLKLDLSSIQHNNPDHSRSNNGNGLVKRDKIAFFDKECSKVADHVYLGGDAVARDRDILKHNGITHVLNCVGFVCPEYFKADFVYRTLWLQDSPSEDITSILYDVFDYFEDVREQGGRVFVHCCQGVSRSTSLVIAYLMWREGQSFDDAFQFVKAARGIADPNMGFACQLLQCQKRVHAVPLSPSSLLRMYRIAPHSPYDPLHLVPKMLVDPSLAALDSRGAFIVHIPSAIYVWVGKNCEATMERDARGAVGQIVRYEKVQGPIVMIKEGEEPVYFWDAFSDFLPLMDKSGKSGSRIEDGKLFVLPGKRRVDAYNVDYEVFTKAITGGFVPPFGSSGEHETHLPARESSWSVRRKVSHGNMKEVVTVPRLSFPRVYSDSMLCLRTSANAILSPISSSSSPSFVSPDSITSDSSIHSKFLLEVSPDSSSLSNFSSLSITSNSTSHNFSSLSITSNSTSQPVSHSTDILGVKLSHPLFQSASLPLKKPSTSLAERRGSLSKILMLPLMNDKTQVTDKSDKSTTSHASQESDILVNDNVSYQQQSDSKDYFCGSNNHAKDGGVNSIQKCEPSIADSMHLKESSLSQSTTLKGTNDSGLLQYNVAQTSVYHWPSIEKIETFGASHLDSKSAFVIFSPSMHVHAGNILYIWVGRSFSCDASQVHLDIDKQSDVGAVDWNQIGCDLLARFSLPKNSVIKVVKENEEPSEFLALLSSL encoded by the exons ATGGTGGGGAACGATGACGCGGGCCACCTCTCCGCCTCCCGGAAGATGTTCTGGCGGTCGGCGTCGTGGTCCTCCTCGCGAACCGCCGCCGGAAACGCCTCTTCCGGCGAGACGGAGAAGGGTTTCGCTGATTCCGGTGCCGCTGACGGTACTCACGGCCAGAACCGGCGGTTTGGTCCGCCGCCGCTGACGCCTCGGTCGCAGCAGAATTGCAAGGCGCGGTCGTGCCTGCCACCGCTGCAGCCGCTCTCCATCGCCCGGCGGAGCCTCGACGAGTGGCCGAAGGCGGGCTCCGACGACATCGGTGAGTGGCCGCAGCCGCCTACCACCCCCGGCGGGAGAGGTAATGGTAGCAATGGTGAAAGGTTGAAACTTGATTTGTCTTCCATTCAGCATAACAACCCTGATCATAGTAGGAGTAACAATGGGAATGGGCTTGTGAAGAGGGATAAGATTGCATTTTTTGATAAAGAGTGTTCAAAAGTTGCTGATCATGTGTACCTTGGTGGTGATGCTGTTGCCAGGGATAGGGACATCTTGAAGCATAATGGGATAACTCATGTCTTGAATTGTGTGGGGTTTGTGTGTCCTGAGTACTTTAAGGCTGATTTTGTTTATAGGACTTTGTGGCTGCAGGATAGTCCATCTGAGGATATTACTAGTATTTTGTATGATGTGTTTGACTATTTTGAGGATGTCAGGGAGCAAGGTGGGAGGGTGTTTGTGCACTGTTGTCAAGGGGTGTCTAGGTCTACCTCCTTGGTCATTGCTTACCTTATGTGGAGGGAAGGGcagagttttgatgatgcttTTCAGTTTGTGAAGGCGGCGAGAGGGATTGCTGATCCAAATATGGGGTTTGCTTGCCAGCTGTTGCAGTGCCAGAAGAGGGTTCATGCTGTCCCTCTTAGCCCTAGCTCTTTGCTGAGGATGTATAGAATTGCTCCCCATTCGCCGTATGATCCTTTGCATCTTGTTCCAAAAATGTTGGTGGATCCTTCATTAGCTGCATTGGACTCCAGAGGTGCGTTTATCGTGCACATTCCTTCAGCAATATATGTTTGGGTGGGTAAGAACTGTGAGGCCACCATGGAGAGGGACGCCAGAGGGGCTGTTGGCCAGATTGTCCGGTATGAGAAGGTACAAGGGCCTATTGTGATGATTAAGGAAGGTGAAGAGCCTGTTTACTTTTGGGATGCTTTTTCAGATTTTCTGCCCTTAATGGACAAATCTGGCAAATCTGGCAGTAGGATAGAAGATGGAAAACTATTCGTTTTGCCTGGTAAGAGGAGAGTAGATGCATACAATGTTGATTacgaagttttcacaaaagcaATCACGGGAGGCTTCGTGCCTCCATTTGGTTCATCTGGTGAACATGAAACCCATTTGCCTGCAAGGGAGAGTAGTTGGAGTGTAAGGCGTAAAGTTTCCCATGGTAACATGAAAGAGGTTGTTACGGTCCCTCGGCTATCGTTTCCAAGGGTTTATTCGGATTCCATGTTGTGTCTTCGTACATCAGCAAATGCAATTTTGTCTC CtatatcatcatcatcctcaCCGTCTTTTGTTTCTCCAGATTCCATTACTTCTGATTCTAGCATTCATTCAAAGTTTTTGTTAGAAGTGTCCCCAGACTCTTCATCTCTGTCTAATTTTTCTAGTTTGTCAATCACATCAAATTCTACTTCTCATAATTTTTCTAGTTTGTCCATCACATCAAATTCTACTTCTCAACCAGTGTCTCACAGTACAGATATCCTTGGTGTCAAGTTATCACATCCCTTGTTTCAGTCAGCCTCTTTACCATTGAAGAAACCATCAACTTCCCTTGCTGAACGCAGAGGTAGCTTGTCAAAAATTCTGATGTTGCCGCTAATGAATGATAAGACACAAGTAACAGATAAATCAGATAAATCGACAACGTCTCATGCTAGTCAAGAATCTGACATTCTTGTTAATGACAATGTTAGCTATCAACAACAATCAGATAGTAAAGATTATTTTTGCGGGTCTAACAACCATGCCAAGGATGGAGGTGTGAATTCCATTCAAAAGTGTGAGCCAAGCATTGCTGATAGCATGCACCTCAAGGAATCATCACTTAGTCAGTCTACCACATTGAAGGGAACTAATGACAGTGGCTTACTGCAGTATAATGTCGCACAGACTTCGGTATATCACTGGCCCAGTATAGAAAAGATTGAGACATTTGGTGCAAGTCATTTGGATTCTAAATCTGCTTTTGTCATATTCTCTCCCAGTATGCATGTACATGCAGGgaacattttatatatttgggtAGGGAGGTCTTTCAGTTGTGACGCTTCACAGGTTCACTTAGATATTGATAAACAATCAGATGTAGGAGCTGTCGACTGGAATCAAATTGGATGTGATCTCCTTGCTCGGTTTAGTTTGCCAAAGAACTCAGTCATCAAG GTTGTTAAAGAGAATGAGGAACCCTCAGAGTTCCTTGCTTTGCTGAGTTCATTGTAG
- the LOC114397603 gene encoding 60S ribosomal protein L23a-like, whose protein sequence is MAPAKADNAKKADPKAQALKTAKAVKSGGQVFKKKAKKIRTSVTFHRPRTLKKERNPKYPRISAPPRNKLDHYQILKFPLTTESAMKKIEDNNTLVFIVDLRADKKKIKDAVKKMYDIQAKKVNTLIRPDGTKKAYVRLTPDYDALDVANKIGII, encoded by the exons ATGGCTCCTGCTAAGG CGGACAATGCCAAAAAGGCTGATCCCAAAGCTCAGGCTTTGAAGACAGCAAAGGCTGTCAAATCAGGTGGCCAAGTGTTTAAGAAGAAAGCTAAAAAGATCAGGACATCTGTTACATTTCACAGGCCAAGGACattgaagaaagaaaggaacCCTAAGTACCCTCGTATTAGTGCTCCACCCAGAAACAAGTTGGACCATTACCAGATACTTAAATTTCCTCTAACTACTGAGTCTGCAATGAAGAAAATTGAGGATAACAACACACTGGTTTTTATTGTTGACCTCCGTGCTGACAAAAAGAAGATTAAAGATGCTGTGAAGAAGATGTATGACATTCAGGCGAAGAAAGTGAATACTTTAATCAG gccTGATGGAACAAAGAAAGCCTATGTTAGGTTGACTCCAGACTATGATGCCTTGGATGTAGCTAACAAGATTGGTATCATCTAA
- the LOC114395194 gene encoding psbP-like protein 1, chloroplastic — protein sequence MTSLQNSPTLHRTMLHNSFPQKHATRSSRRDAISFIVKAAQEPSASLASQDRQRRRQVIAFGTTAPLVFLFNQHSNSFAAENKKGFLPVLDKKDGYSFLYPFGWQEVVIEGQDKVFKDVIEPLENVSVNVIPTGKQDITEFGSPQEVAETLIKKVLAPPNQKTKIVEAKEQDVEGKKYYQFEFIAKAPNYTRHALSTVSIGNGKFYTLTTGANERRWDKMKDRLQTVIESFKIFDV from the exons ATGACGTCCCTGCAGAATTCACCAACGCTTCACCGAACTATGCTCCACAACTCTTTCCCTCAG AAGCATGCCACTCGTTCATCTCGAAGAGATGCCATTTCCTTCATTGTCAAAGCTGCCCAAGAACCCTCTGCTTCTTTAGCTTCTCAAG ATAGACAAAGAAGGCGCCAAGTGATTGCCTTTGGAACCACTGCCCCATTAGTTTTTCTGTTCAACCAACACTCGAACTCTT TTGCTGCAGAAAATAAGAAGGGATTTTTGCCTGTTTTGGACAAGAAAGATGGATATTCATTTCTCTACCCTTTCGGGTGGCAG GAAGTAGTAATTGAAGGTCAAGATAAGGTGTTCAAAGATGTCATTGAACCACTGGAGAACGTCAGTGTAAATGTGATACCAACTGGCAAACAGGATATTACAGAATTTGGGTCCCCTCAAGAGGTTGCTGAAACTCTAATAAAAAAGGTTTTGGCACCTCCAAACCAGAAAACCAAGATAGTAGAAGCAAAAGAG CAAGATGTTGAAGGAAAAAAGTACTATCAATTTGAGTTCATTGCTAAGGCTCCAAACTATACTCGTCATGCTCTCAGCACAGTCTCCATTGGCAATG GTAAGTTTTACACCTTAACAACAGGAGCAAACGAGAGAAGATGGGACAAGATGAAAGACAGGCTGCAGACAGTCATAGAATCCTTCAAAATTTTCGATGTTTGA
- the LOC114396081 gene encoding protein-tyrosine-phosphatase MKP1-like isoform X1, which translates to MVGNDDAGHLSASRKMFWRSASWSSSRTAAGNASSGETEKGFADSGAADGTHGQNRRFGPPPLTPRSQQNCKARSCLPPLQPLSIARRSLDEWPKAGSDDIGEWPQPPTTPGGRGNGSNGERLKLDLSSIQHNNPDHSRSNNGNGLVKRDKIAFFDKECSKVADHVYLGGDAVARDRDILKHNGITHVLNCVGFVCPEYFKADFVYRTLWLQDSPSEDITSILYDVFDYFEDVREQGGRVFVHCCQGVSRSTSLVIAYLMWREGQSFDDAFQFVKAARGIADPNMGFACQLLQCQKRVHAVPLSPSSLLRMYRIAPHSPYDPLHLVPKMLVDPSLAALDSRGAFIVHIPSAIYVWVGKNCEATMERDARGAVGQIVRYEKVQGPIVMIKEGEEPVYFWDAFSDFLPLMDKSGKSGSRIEDGKLFVLPGKRRVDAYNVDYEVFTKAITGGFVPPFGSSGEHETHLPARESSWSVRRKVSHGNMKEVVTVPRLSFPRVYSDSMLCLRTSANAILSPSSSLSSSSSSISSSSSPSFVSPDSITSDSSIHSKFLLEVSPDSSSLSNFSSLSITSNSTSHNFSSLSITSNSTSQPVSHSTDILGVKLSHPLFQSASLPLKKPSTSLAERRGSLSKILMLPLMNDKTQVTDKSDKSTTSHASQESDILVNDNVSYQQQSDSKDYFCGSNNHAKDGGVNSIQKCEPSIADSMHLKESSLSQSTTLKGTNDSGLLQYNVAQTSVYHWPSIEKIETFGASHLDSKSAFVIFSPSMHVHAGNILYIWVGRSFSCDASQVHLDIDKQSDVGAVDWNQIGCDLLARFSLPKNSVIKVVKENEEPSEFLALLSSL; encoded by the exons ATGGTGGGGAACGATGACGCGGGCCACCTCTCCGCCTCCCGGAAGATGTTCTGGCGGTCGGCGTCGTGGTCCTCCTCGCGAACCGCCGCCGGAAACGCCTCTTCCGGCGAGACGGAGAAGGGTTTCGCTGATTCCGGTGCCGCTGACGGTACTCACGGCCAGAACCGGCGGTTTGGTCCGCCGCCGCTGACGCCTCGGTCGCAGCAGAATTGCAAGGCGCGGTCGTGCCTGCCACCGCTGCAGCCGCTCTCCATCGCCCGGCGGAGCCTCGACGAGTGGCCGAAGGCGGGCTCCGACGACATCGGTGAGTGGCCGCAGCCGCCTACCACCCCCGGCGGGAGAGGTAATGGTAGCAATGGTGAAAGGTTGAAACTTGATTTGTCTTCCATTCAGCATAACAACCCTGATCATAGTAGGAGTAACAATGGGAATGGGCTTGTGAAGAGGGATAAGATTGCATTTTTTGATAAAGAGTGTTCAAAAGTTGCTGATCATGTGTACCTTGGTGGTGATGCTGTTGCCAGGGATAGGGACATCTTGAAGCATAATGGGATAACTCATGTCTTGAATTGTGTGGGGTTTGTGTGTCCTGAGTACTTTAAGGCTGATTTTGTTTATAGGACTTTGTGGCTGCAGGATAGTCCATCTGAGGATATTACTAGTATTTTGTATGATGTGTTTGACTATTTTGAGGATGTCAGGGAGCAAGGTGGGAGGGTGTTTGTGCACTGTTGTCAAGGGGTGTCTAGGTCTACCTCCTTGGTCATTGCTTACCTTATGTGGAGGGAAGGGcagagttttgatgatgcttTTCAGTTTGTGAAGGCGGCGAGAGGGATTGCTGATCCAAATATGGGGTTTGCTTGCCAGCTGTTGCAGTGCCAGAAGAGGGTTCATGCTGTCCCTCTTAGCCCTAGCTCTTTGCTGAGGATGTATAGAATTGCTCCCCATTCGCCGTATGATCCTTTGCATCTTGTTCCAAAAATGTTGGTGGATCCTTCATTAGCTGCATTGGACTCCAGAGGTGCGTTTATCGTGCACATTCCTTCAGCAATATATGTTTGGGTGGGTAAGAACTGTGAGGCCACCATGGAGAGGGACGCCAGAGGGGCTGTTGGCCAGATTGTCCGGTATGAGAAGGTACAAGGGCCTATTGTGATGATTAAGGAAGGTGAAGAGCCTGTTTACTTTTGGGATGCTTTTTCAGATTTTCTGCCCTTAATGGACAAATCTGGCAAATCTGGCAGTAGGATAGAAGATGGAAAACTATTCGTTTTGCCTGGTAAGAGGAGAGTAGATGCATACAATGTTGATTacgaagttttcacaaaagcaATCACGGGAGGCTTCGTGCCTCCATTTGGTTCATCTGGTGAACATGAAACCCATTTGCCTGCAAGGGAGAGTAGTTGGAGTGTAAGGCGTAAAGTTTCCCATGGTAACATGAAAGAGGTTGTTACGGTCCCTCGGCTATCGTTTCCAAGGGTTTATTCGGATTCCATGTTGTGTCTTCGTACATCAGCAAATGCAATTTTGTCTCCATCCTCATCCCTTTCGTCATCTTCATCATCtatatcatcatcatcctcaCCGTCTTTTGTTTCTCCAGATTCCATTACTTCTGATTCTAGCATTCATTCAAAGTTTTTGTTAGAAGTGTCCCCAGACTCTTCATCTCTGTCTAATTTTTCTAGTTTGTCAATCACATCAAATTCTACTTCTCATAATTTTTCTAGTTTGTCCATCACATCAAATTCTACTTCTCAACCAGTGTCTCACAGTACAGATATCCTTGGTGTCAAGTTATCACATCCCTTGTTTCAGTCAGCCTCTTTACCATTGAAGAAACCATCAACTTCCCTTGCTGAACGCAGAGGTAGCTTGTCAAAAATTCTGATGTTGCCGCTAATGAATGATAAGACACAAGTAACAGATAAATCAGATAAATCGACAACGTCTCATGCTAGTCAAGAATCTGACATTCTTGTTAATGACAATGTTAGCTATCAACAACAATCAGATAGTAAAGATTATTTTTGCGGGTCTAACAACCATGCCAAGGATGGAGGTGTGAATTCCATTCAAAAGTGTGAGCCAAGCATTGCTGATAGCATGCACCTCAAGGAATCATCACTTAGTCAGTCTACCACATTGAAGGGAACTAATGACAGTGGCTTACTGCAGTATAATGTCGCACAGACTTCGGTATATCACTGGCCCAGTATAGAAAAGATTGAGACATTTGGTGCAAGTCATTTGGATTCTAAATCTGCTTTTGTCATATTCTCTCCCAGTATGCATGTACATGCAGGgaacattttatatatttgggtAGGGAGGTCTTTCAGTTGTGACGCTTCACAGGTTCACTTAGATATTGATAAACAATCAGATGTAGGAGCTGTCGACTGGAATCAAATTGGATGTGATCTCCTTGCTCGGTTTAGTTTGCCAAAGAACTCAGTCATCAAG GTTGTTAAAGAGAATGAGGAACCCTCAGAGTTCCTTGCTTTGCTGAGTTCATTGTAG